A window of Rhododendron vialii isolate Sample 1 chromosome 11a, ASM3025357v1 contains these coding sequences:
- the LOC131306602 gene encoding alcohol dehydrogenase 3-like isoform X2 encodes MEVRMKILFTSLCHTDVWFWEAKGQNPLFPRIFGHEAGGIVESVGEGVTELAPGDHVLPVFTGECKECAHCKSEVSNMCDPLRINTDRGVMIHDGESRFSINGKPIYHFVGTSTFSEYTVVHVGCVVKINPLAPLDKVCVLSCGISTGFGATVNVAKPTKGSTVAVFGLGAVGLAAAEGARVSGASRIIGVDLHPNKFQLAKQFGVTEFVNPKDYTKPVQEVIVEMTQGGVDRSIECTGHTDCMISAFECVHDGWGVAVIVGVPSKDAVFKTHPINFLNERTLKGTFFGNYKPRSDIPAVVEKYMNKELELEKFITHQVPFSEINKAFDYMLKGESIRCIIRMEH; translated from the exons ATGGAGGTTCGTATGAAGATCCTCTTCACCTCTCTCTGCCACACTGATGTTTGGTTTTGGGAAGCCAAG GGTCAGAACCCTTTGTTTCCTCGAATCTTCGGACATGAAGCAGGAGG GATTGTGGAGAGTGTTGGAGAAGGAGTGACGGAGCTGGCACCAGGAGACCATGTGCTTCCAGTATTCACTGGAGAATGCAAGGAATGTGCTCACTGTAAATCCGAAGTGAGCAACATGTGTGATCCTCTGAGGATTAACACAGATAGGGGAGTAATGATCCATGATGGGGAATCAAGATTCTCTATCAATGGCAAACCCATTTACCATTTCGTTGGGACATCCACCTTCAGTGAGTACACAGTGGTCCATGTTGGTTGTGTTGTCAAGATCAACCCGCTTGCTCCTCTCGATAAAGTCTGCGTTCTAAGCTGTGGAATCTCAACAG GCTTTGGTGCAACTGTGAATGTTGCAAAACCAACGAAGGGCTCAACGGTGGCAGTTTTCGGATTGGGAGCAGTAGGCCTAGCA GCGGCAGAAGGAGCCAGAGTTTCTGGTGCTTCGAGGATTATTGGCGTGGATTTGCATCCAAACAAATTTCAGCTAG CAAAGCAGTTTGGTGTGACAGAGTTCGTGAACCCCAAAGACTATACCAAACCAGTTCAAGAG GTCATCGTCGAGATGACTCAGGGAGGAGTTGACAGAAGCATCGAATGTACTGGACACACTGATTGTATGATTTCAGCATTCGAATGCGTCCACGAT GGCTGGGGTGTAGCTGTTATAGTGGGAGTCCCCTCCAAAGATGCTGTATTCAAAACACACCCTATTAATTTCCTAAATGAAAGGACTCTAAAGGGCACCTTCTTCGGAAACTACAAACCCCGGTCAGACATTCCTGCAGTCGTAGAAAAATACATGAACAAG GAACTTGAACTGGAGAAGTTCATCACTCATCAAGTTCCTTTCTCGGAGATCAACAAGGCCTTTGATTACATGCTTAAAGGGGAAAGCATTCGATGCATTATCCGCATGGAGCATTAG
- the LOC131306602 gene encoding alcohol dehydrogenase 3-like isoform X1 has product MSSTVGQVIRCKAAVAWEAGKPLVIEEVEVAPPQKMEVRMKILFTSLCHTDVWFWEAKGQNPLFPRIFGHEAGGIVESVGEGVTELAPGDHVLPVFTGECKECAHCKSEVSNMCDPLRINTDRGVMIHDGESRFSINGKPIYHFVGTSTFSEYTVVHVGCVVKINPLAPLDKVCVLSCGISTGFGATVNVAKPTKGSTVAVFGLGAVGLAAAEGARVSGASRIIGVDLHPNKFQLAKQFGVTEFVNPKDYTKPVQEVIVEMTQGGVDRSIECTGHTDCMISAFECVHDGWGVAVIVGVPSKDAVFKTHPINFLNERTLKGTFFGNYKPRSDIPAVVEKYMNKELELEKFITHQVPFSEINKAFDYMLKGESIRCIIRMEH; this is encoded by the exons ATGTCTAGCACTGTTGGCCAAGTCATACGTTGCAAAG CTGCTGTGGCTTGGGAAGCAGGGAAGCCACTGGTGATCGAAGAAGTGGAGGTGGCGCCACCACAGAAGATGGAGGTTCGTATGAAGATCCTCTTCACCTCTCTCTGCCACACTGATGTTTGGTTTTGGGAAGCCAAG GGTCAGAACCCTTTGTTTCCTCGAATCTTCGGACATGAAGCAGGAGG GATTGTGGAGAGTGTTGGAGAAGGAGTGACGGAGCTGGCACCAGGAGACCATGTGCTTCCAGTATTCACTGGAGAATGCAAGGAATGTGCTCACTGTAAATCCGAAGTGAGCAACATGTGTGATCCTCTGAGGATTAACACAGATAGGGGAGTAATGATCCATGATGGGGAATCAAGATTCTCTATCAATGGCAAACCCATTTACCATTTCGTTGGGACATCCACCTTCAGTGAGTACACAGTGGTCCATGTTGGTTGTGTTGTCAAGATCAACCCGCTTGCTCCTCTCGATAAAGTCTGCGTTCTAAGCTGTGGAATCTCAACAG GCTTTGGTGCAACTGTGAATGTTGCAAAACCAACGAAGGGCTCAACGGTGGCAGTTTTCGGATTGGGAGCAGTAGGCCTAGCA GCGGCAGAAGGAGCCAGAGTTTCTGGTGCTTCGAGGATTATTGGCGTGGATTTGCATCCAAACAAATTTCAGCTAG CAAAGCAGTTTGGTGTGACAGAGTTCGTGAACCCCAAAGACTATACCAAACCAGTTCAAGAG GTCATCGTCGAGATGACTCAGGGAGGAGTTGACAGAAGCATCGAATGTACTGGACACACTGATTGTATGATTTCAGCATTCGAATGCGTCCACGAT GGCTGGGGTGTAGCTGTTATAGTGGGAGTCCCCTCCAAAGATGCTGTATTCAAAACACACCCTATTAATTTCCTAAATGAAAGGACTCTAAAGGGCACCTTCTTCGGAAACTACAAACCCCGGTCAGACATTCCTGCAGTCGTAGAAAAATACATGAACAAG GAACTTGAACTGGAGAAGTTCATCACTCATCAAGTTCCTTTCTCGGAGATCAACAAGGCCTTTGATTACATGCTTAAAGGGGAAAGCATTCGATGCATTATCCGCATGGAGCATTAG
- the LOC131306599 gene encoding alcohol dehydrogenase 3-like isoform X2, with amino-acid sequence MGRQASAAVTVTDGETFSSGKKGKEEMSSTVGQVIRCKAAVAWEAGKPLVIEEVEVAPPQKMEVRLKILFTSLCHTDVYFWEAKGQNPLFPRILGHEAGGIVESVGEGVTELAPGDHVLPVFTGECKECAHCKSEVSNMCELLRINTDRGVMIHDGKSRFSINGQPVYHFVGTSTFSEYTVVHVGCVVKINPLAPLDKVCILSCGISTGFGATVNVAKPTKGSTVAVFGLGAVGLAAAEGARVSGASRIIGVDFHANKLERAKQFGVTEFVNPKDYTKPVQEVIAEMTEGGVDRSIECTGNIDAMISAFECVHDGWGVAVLVGVPHKDAVFKTHPINFLNERTLKGTFFGNYKPRSDIPAVVEKYMNKELELEKFITHQVPFSEINKAFDYLLKGESIRCIIRMEH; translated from the exons ATGGGGAGACAAGCTAGTGCTGCTGTTACAGTAACAGATGGAGAAAct TTTTCTAGtgggaagaaaggaaaggaagagaTGTCGAGCACTGTTGGTCAAGTCATACGTTGCAAAG CTGCTGTGGCTTGGGAAGCAGGGAAGCCACTGGTGATCGAAGAAGTGGAGGTGGCGCCACCTCAGAAGATGGAGGTTCGTCTGAAGATCCTCTTCACCTCTCTCTGCCACACTGATGTTTACTTCTGGGAAGCAAAG GGTCAGAACCCTTTGTTTCCTCGAATCCTCGGACATGAGGCAGGAGG GATTGTGGAGAGTGTTGGAGAAGGAGTGACGGAGCTTGCACCAGGAGACCATGTGCTTCCAGTATTCACTGGAGAATGCAAGGAATGTGCTCACTGTAAGTCTGAAGTGAGCAACATGTGTGAACTTCTGAGGATTAACACAGATAGGGGAGTAATGATCCATGATGGGAAATCAAGATTCTCTATCAATGGCCAACCCGTTTACCATTTCGTTGGGACATCCACCTTCAGCGAGTACACGGTGGTCCACGTTGGTTGTGTTGTCAAGATCAACCCGCTTGCTCCTCTGGACAAAGTGTGCATTCTAAGCTGTGGAATCTCAACAG gcTTTGGTGCAACTGTGAATGTTGCAAAACCAACAAAGGGCTCAACGGTGGCAGTTTTCGGATTGGGAGCAGTAGGCCTAGCA GCGGCAGAAGGAGCCAGAGTGTCCGGTGCTTCGAGGATTATTGGTGTGGATTTCCATGCAAACAAATTGGAGCGAG CAAAGCAGTTTGGTGTGACGGAGTTTGTGAACCCCAAAGACTATACCAAACCAGTTCAAGAG GTCATCGCCGAGATGACTGAGGGAGGAGTCGACAGAAGCATCGAATGTACTGGAAACATTGATGCTATGATTTCAGCATTCGAATGCGTCCACGAT GGCTGGGGTGTAGCTGTTCTAGTGGGAGTCCCACACAAAGATGCTGTATTCAAAACACACCCTATTAATTTCCTAAATGAAAGGACTCTAAAGGGCACCTTCTTCGGAAACTACAAACCCCGGTCAGACATTCCTGCAGTAGTAGAAAAATACATGAACAAG GAACTTGAGCTGGAGAAGTTCATCACTCATCAAGTCCCTTTCTCGGAGATCAATAAGGCCTTTGATTACTTGCTCAAAGGCGAAAGCATTCGATGCATTATCCGCATGGAGCATTAG
- the LOC131306599 gene encoding alcohol dehydrogenase 3-like isoform X1, which produces MLANRSFHGVPHPPPLHFTRSNRCTLSLSSSFSPRSETTPLLPPSLSTGPSDKRRSSLFCIQAQSEPSESTSDAAALYSQPFSVKIPVGDRHFSSGKKGKEEMSSTVGQVIRCKAAVAWEAGKPLVIEEVEVAPPQKMEVRLKILFTSLCHTDVYFWEAKGQNPLFPRILGHEAGGIVESVGEGVTELAPGDHVLPVFTGECKECAHCKSEVSNMCELLRINTDRGVMIHDGKSRFSINGQPVYHFVGTSTFSEYTVVHVGCVVKINPLAPLDKVCILSCGISTGFGATVNVAKPTKGSTVAVFGLGAVGLAAAEGARVSGASRIIGVDFHANKLERAKQFGVTEFVNPKDYTKPVQEVIAEMTEGGVDRSIECTGNIDAMISAFECVHDGWGVAVLVGVPHKDAVFKTHPINFLNERTLKGTFFGNYKPRSDIPAVVEKYMNKELELEKFITHQVPFSEINKAFDYLLKGESIRCIIRMEH; this is translated from the exons ATGCTAGCAAACCGTAGCTTCCATGGAGTACCTCATCCTCCGCCCCTTCACTTCACCCGTTCCAACCGCtgcacactctctctctcctcttccttcTCGCCTCGCTCCGAAACGACTCCGCTCTTACCTCCTTCTCTATCCACTGGTCCATCAGACAAAAGAAGGTCTTCTCTGTTCTGTATTCAAGCCCAATCGGAGCCGTCCGAATCGACCAGCGATGCGGCCGCTCTGTACTCCCAGCCTTTCTCCGTCAAAATCCCGGTCGGCGATAGACAT TTTTCTAGtgggaagaaaggaaaggaagagaTGTCGAGCACTGTTGGTCAAGTCATACGTTGCAAAG CTGCTGTGGCTTGGGAAGCAGGGAAGCCACTGGTGATCGAAGAAGTGGAGGTGGCGCCACCTCAGAAGATGGAGGTTCGTCTGAAGATCCTCTTCACCTCTCTCTGCCACACTGATGTTTACTTCTGGGAAGCAAAG GGTCAGAACCCTTTGTTTCCTCGAATCCTCGGACATGAGGCAGGAGG GATTGTGGAGAGTGTTGGAGAAGGAGTGACGGAGCTTGCACCAGGAGACCATGTGCTTCCAGTATTCACTGGAGAATGCAAGGAATGTGCTCACTGTAAGTCTGAAGTGAGCAACATGTGTGAACTTCTGAGGATTAACACAGATAGGGGAGTAATGATCCATGATGGGAAATCAAGATTCTCTATCAATGGCCAACCCGTTTACCATTTCGTTGGGACATCCACCTTCAGCGAGTACACGGTGGTCCACGTTGGTTGTGTTGTCAAGATCAACCCGCTTGCTCCTCTGGACAAAGTGTGCATTCTAAGCTGTGGAATCTCAACAG gcTTTGGTGCAACTGTGAATGTTGCAAAACCAACAAAGGGCTCAACGGTGGCAGTTTTCGGATTGGGAGCAGTAGGCCTAGCA GCGGCAGAAGGAGCCAGAGTGTCCGGTGCTTCGAGGATTATTGGTGTGGATTTCCATGCAAACAAATTGGAGCGAG CAAAGCAGTTTGGTGTGACGGAGTTTGTGAACCCCAAAGACTATACCAAACCAGTTCAAGAG GTCATCGCCGAGATGACTGAGGGAGGAGTCGACAGAAGCATCGAATGTACTGGAAACATTGATGCTATGATTTCAGCATTCGAATGCGTCCACGAT GGCTGGGGTGTAGCTGTTCTAGTGGGAGTCCCACACAAAGATGCTGTATTCAAAACACACCCTATTAATTTCCTAAATGAAAGGACTCTAAAGGGCACCTTCTTCGGAAACTACAAACCCCGGTCAGACATTCCTGCAGTAGTAGAAAAATACATGAACAAG GAACTTGAGCTGGAGAAGTTCATCACTCATCAAGTCCCTTTCTCGGAGATCAATAAGGCCTTTGATTACTTGCTCAAAGGCGAAAGCATTCGATGCATTATCCGCATGGAGCATTAG